Proteins from a single region of Deltaproteobacteria bacterium:
- a CDS encoding aldehyde dehydrogenase → MRYAETGFNLEIDLSRGNIERVETDPRDTELHLGGLGTNAKILWDRVPPEVEPFSPDNLLIFSTGLLCGTPAIGANRTIVTTYSPQTLLLAYSMMGGFWAPELKYAGYDKVIFRGKSPNLVYLWINGDKVEIRDASHLHGKGPLETAELIKDELNEPKVQVAAIGLAGENRAYYASIEHGRSSASRLGVGAIMGDKRLKAIAVRGTKDINIARPAEFMELCNQVLEYIKFRQENPIKGVPPILASLGSPQEMTLRDEEWHTTSFSWGHARRRRKDFWTKEREEKWTRIQDKAVLRLLSCYNCPNKCGATISYPALGSPRYMMKCYSKLTYVMASMSDDLEFGFKIAGQAQEYGLDGYTTPQVMAFAVELYENGILTDKDMPGFPPRSPNGSDEERFFWLLDKIVRREGIGDVLANGVYWAARQIGKGAEAYDHNTTKKHEQMVIKLGMLNPIYYLMYGTGEKVNITQIEGQIPQAPFPSQELREEFVRDWIQVPTGKEERFKQFIMEWGDEGKVFPYYPPADLICDLVEWQEMMHYIDDATGVCAGLSSFPLKPAYHIHNYPAFISAATSIDIDEDGLWEIAKRNRTLLRAINVRRGLRGKDDEPPADHWRRRFPEYEAKLKDEYYKFRGWNSDGIPTKETLNGLSLDYVGKDLEERGILGDGKAEGALKTSTGEGSEK, encoded by the coding sequence ATGAGGTACGCAGAAACAGGGTTTAATTTAGAAATTGATCTATCCCGAGGAAACATTGAGAGGGTAGAAACGGACCCAAGAGACACCGAGCTTCATCTTGGGGGGCTAGGTACTAACGCCAAGATATTATGGGATCGGGTTCCCCCTGAAGTTGAACCCTTTTCTCCTGATAATCTACTGATATTCAGCACCGGTCTTTTATGTGGCACACCTGCTATCGGTGCTAATCGTACCATTGTTACTACCTATTCTCCTCAGACTTTGTTACTGGCATATTCAATGATGGGGGGATTTTGGGCGCCGGAATTGAAGTATGCCGGTTATGACAAAGTGATCTTTCGCGGCAAGTCCCCCAATCTAGTTTATCTGTGGATAAATGGTGACAAGGTGGAAATACGCGACGCCTCCCACCTGCATGGCAAAGGTCCTCTTGAAACCGCGGAGCTTATTAAGGACGAGCTGAACGAGCCGAAGGTCCAGGTCGCTGCTATCGGCCTAGCTGGTGAAAACAGGGCCTATTATGCTTCCATCGAGCATGGCAGGTCCAGTGCCAGCCGACTCGGAGTAGGTGCTATTATGGGGGATAAGAGATTAAAGGCTATAGCTGTTCGTGGAACAAAGGACATCAATATTGCCCGACCGGCTGAATTTATGGAGCTTTGCAACCAAGTGCTGGAATATATAAAGTTTCGGCAGGAGAACCCGATTAAGGGTGTACCCCCCATCTTGGCTAGCCTTGGTTCTCCGCAGGAGATGACATTACGTGATGAGGAGTGGCATACCACCAGCTTCTCCTGGGGGCATGCTCGCCGTCGCAGGAAGGATTTTTGGACCAAGGAAAGGGAAGAAAAGTGGACCAGGATTCAGGATAAAGCAGTGCTGCGGCTCTTAAGCTGTTATAACTGTCCGAACAAATGTGGAGCAACAATTTCCTACCCGGCTCTTGGGTCTCCAAGATATATGATGAAATGCTACTCGAAGCTTACCTACGTGATGGCGTCTATGTCGGATGATCTGGAGTTTGGTTTTAAAATCGCTGGACAAGCTCAAGAATATGGACTGGATGGGTACACAACCCCTCAGGTTATGGCTTTCGCAGTTGAGCTTTACGAGAACGGCATCCTGACCGATAAAGATATGCCGGGATTTCCCCCGAGATCTCCAAACGGCAGCGACGAGGAGAGGTTTTTCTGGCTGCTTGACAAAATTGTTCGACGAGAGGGGATCGGTGATGTCTTAGCCAATGGCGTCTACTGGGCAGCTCGTCAAATTGGCAAGGGGGCAGAGGCATACGATCATAATACCACCAAGAAACATGAGCAGATGGTTATTAAACTAGGAATGCTGAATCCTATTTATTATCTCATGTATGGTACTGGCGAGAAGGTAAACATTACGCAGATTGAAGGGCAAATTCCTCAGGCGCCCTTTCCTTCCCAAGAGTTGAGAGAGGAGTTTGTGAGGGATTGGATCCAGGTTCCTACTGGTAAGGAGGAAAGGTTCAAACAATTTATTATGGAATGGGGGGACGAGGGCAAGGTATTTCCATATTACCCACCTGCTGACCTGATCTGTGACCTGGTTGAATGGCAGGAGATGATGCATTACATTGATGATGCAACCGGGGTCTGCGCTGGCTTGTCATCATTTCCCCTCAAGCCTGCGTACCATATACATAATTACCCAGCTTTTATCTCAGCAGCGACTAGCATAGACATTGATGAAGATGGGTTGTGGGAAATAGCCAAGAGGAATCGAACTCTACTTAGAGCTATCAATGTGAGAAGAGGCTTGAGGGGGAAAGATGATGAACCACCTGCGGACCATTGGAGAAGGAGATTCCCGGAGTATGAGGCCAAGCTCAAGGATGAGTATTACAAATTCAGGGGATGGAATAGCGATGGTATTCCCACCAAAGAGACTCTAAATGGGCTGAGCCTTGATTACGTCGGCAAAGACTTGGAGGAAAGAGGAATTCTAGGAGATGGGAAGGCTGAAGGCGCTTTAAAGACATCTACTGGAGAGGGTTCTGAAAAATGA
- a CDS encoding tRNA1(Val) (adenine(37)-N6)-methyltransferase has product MPGLSSSSTTKETLDSLFNGKIRMVQERDGYRFSLDALLLAGFVWLKRGEKVIDLGTGVGIIPIILGKRGEGAQEIVGVEIQENLTKLAKRNVLLNGLEDLITICHGDIRGLKDTFLPSSFDVVVTNPPYYLVSSGRINPHSQKAIARHEVKCTIDDVLWVACYLLKEGGRIFVIFPAHRSITLFNRLRGALLEPKGLRWVYPRQGEGAKFILVEAYKGGGEGVEVLPPLFVYSDKGRYTAEMEKLYSEATIEREGE; this is encoded by the coding sequence ATGCCTGGCCTCTCATCATCTTCCACCACCAAAGAAACCTTAGATTCCCTCTTCAACGGAAAGATAAGGATGGTACAAGAAAGGGATGGGTACCGCTTCTCCCTAGACGCCCTTCTGCTTGCGGGTTTCGTCTGGCTGAAAAGGGGGGAGAAGGTCATCGATCTGGGGACAGGGGTAGGGATAATCCCCATCATCTTGGGCAAAAGGGGGGAGGGTGCCCAGGAGATCGTGGGGGTGGAGATACAAGAGAACTTAACCAAGCTAGCCAAGAGGAATGTCCTCCTCAATGGACTTGAGGATCTGATAACTATCTGTCATGGAGACATCAGGGGGTTGAAGGATACCTTCCTCCCCTCTTCCTTTGATGTAGTGGTGACTAACCCACCTTATTACCTGGTTTCTAGTGGGAGGATCAACCCCCATTCCCAGAAGGCCATCGCACGCCATGAGGTCAAATGCACCATAGACGATGTCCTTTGGGTGGCCTGTTATCTCTTAAAGGAAGGGGGAAGGATCTTCGTCATCTTTCCTGCCCATAGGTCCATCACCCTCTTTAATCGTTTGCGAGGTGCCCTTTTAGAGCCGAAGGGGCTTCGCTGGGTTTACCCCCGCCAGGGGGAAGGGGCCAAGTTCATCTTGGTGGAGGCATACAAGGGAGGAGGGGAAGGGGTTGAGGTGTTGCCGCCCCTCTTTGTCTATTCTGATAAAGGGAGATATACCGCGGAGATGGAGAAATTATACTCCGAGGCAACCATAGAGAGGGAAGGAGAATAG
- a CDS encoding aldehyde ferredoxin oxidoreductase family protein produces MALNRKIAYIDLFTGKVETKPIPLEVRKRFLGGRGLDAYLLYNHTEKGIDPLGPKNVLMVSAGILGATLASASSRTHIMAKSPLTDLLGSSNMGGFFAPELRWAGFDHLVIKGKAEKPVYLWIHNGEIEIRDASHLWGKTTTETQWAIREELGDEDVKCAVIGPAGENLVRFANVMTGIKDAAGRSGMGAVFGSKNLKAIAARGTMDIKIAYPTDALEYNKRFITQITSAKVNQTQGKLGTPFIWGATNSWGGIRTRNFQYNQCEYADDIEPERIDEIATETIGPYHMAGCFGCQVHCRAQYKIPSGPYAGKYDEGPEYTSQGAFGGEPDCKSAVTVLTGNHLVDQYGIDNLETGSLISWAMELYEEGILTTKDTDGLDLKFGNDEALLEMIRRITFREGWLGDTLAEGGIRAAEKIGKDSFEYLIQVKGMSNLHSDERATPALALGIATGSRGSDHLRSRPAIDLYHLPEEVLRKIYSSPVPYDGPLSSEHTSYVGKSWMVFWQELCYMGVDCLGICKYHTTFLGATLPNFEDWTKVLYYNTGLEMSPRDIWDVAERCYNIERLFNLREGLTRDDPKKGDTLNHRYFDEPCRRGAPDVIGARIDREKFEKMIDEYYEHHGWDENGVPRPETLKRLDLDKEPSHLL; encoded by the coding sequence ATGGCATTGAATAGGAAGATAGCGTATATTGACCTCTTTACGGGTAAGGTTGAAACAAAACCTATCCCGCTTGAGGTGCGCAAGCGATTTCTTGGCGGCAGAGGGCTGGATGCGTATTTGCTCTATAACCATACTGAGAAAGGCATTGACCCTTTGGGCCCGAAAAATGTGCTCATGGTCAGTGCTGGCATCCTGGGCGCAACGTTGGCTTCAGCAAGCTCCAGAACCCATATTATGGCCAAGTCACCGCTTACCGATTTGCTCGGCAGTTCTAACATGGGGGGGTTCTTTGCCCCTGAGCTAAGGTGGGCTGGCTTTGATCATCTGGTGATAAAGGGCAAGGCGGAAAAACCGGTTTATCTCTGGATTCACAATGGTGAAATAGAGATCAGAGATGCCAGCCACCTGTGGGGTAAAACTACCACTGAGACACAATGGGCCATTAGAGAAGAACTTGGTGATGAGGATGTCAAATGTGCAGTCATCGGACCAGCCGGTGAGAACTTGGTAAGGTTTGCCAATGTTATGACAGGTATCAAAGATGCTGCTGGCAGATCAGGCATGGGGGCTGTCTTTGGTTCTAAAAACCTCAAGGCAATAGCTGCCAGAGGCACTATGGATATAAAAATAGCATATCCCACTGACGCCCTAGAGTATAACAAGCGGTTCATCACCCAAATTACAAGTGCCAAGGTAAATCAAACCCAGGGAAAGCTAGGGACACCTTTTATCTGGGGAGCAACCAATTCCTGGGGCGGAATCAGGACGAGGAATTTCCAGTATAACCAGTGTGAGTATGCTGATGATATCGAACCCGAGAGGATTGATGAAATCGCTACCGAAACTATAGGACCTTATCATATGGCTGGTTGCTTTGGCTGCCAGGTTCACTGCCGTGCTCAGTACAAAATTCCTTCAGGCCCCTACGCCGGGAAATATGATGAAGGGCCGGAATACACGTCCCAGGGTGCCTTTGGTGGAGAGCCAGACTGCAAAAGTGCAGTTACCGTCCTCACCGGTAATCATCTGGTAGACCAGTATGGTATAGATAATTTGGAAACCGGCAGCCTTATCTCCTGGGCCATGGAGCTCTATGAAGAGGGGATCCTCACCACCAAAGATACCGATGGCCTGGATCTAAAGTTTGGTAACGACGAAGCACTCCTCGAGATGATCCGCCGTATTACGTTTAGAGAAGGGTGGTTAGGTGATACATTGGCTGAGGGGGGAATTCGAGCTGCCGAGAAGATAGGTAAAGATTCGTTCGAATATCTCATTCAGGTCAAGGGCATGAGCAACTTGCACTCAGACGAGAGGGCAACTCCTGCACTGGCCCTTGGTATCGCCACAGGCTCCAGGGGTTCCGACCACCTGAGGAGTCGGCCTGCCATTGATCTTTACCATTTACCCGAGGAGGTTTTGAGGAAGATATATAGCAGCCCCGTTCCTTATGATGGGCCATTGAGCTCGGAACATACGTCATATGTTGGCAAATCATGGATGGTCTTCTGGCAAGAGTTGTGCTACATGGGGGTGGATTGCCTTGGCATATGCAAGTATCACACGACATTCCTTGGGGCAACACTTCCTAATTTTGAGGATTGGACAAAGGTGCTCTATTACAATACTGGGTTGGAAATGTCGCCTCGGGATATCTGGGACGTAGCGGAGAGATGTTACAATATAGAGAGGCTCTTCAATCTGAGGGAAGGATTGACAAGAGATGATCCAAAAAAAGGCGATACGCTAAATCACCGCTATTTTGATGAACCGTGTAGGCGTGGGGCGCCTGATGTTATCGGTGCCCGGATAGATAGGGAAAAGTTTGAGAAGATGATTGATGAATACTATGAGCATCATGGCTGGGACGAAAATGGCGTTCCTCGACCAGAGACGCTGAAGAGGCTTGACCTTGATAAAGAACCGTCCCACCTACTCTAA
- a CDS encoding (4Fe-4S)-binding protein — translation MKKVRVINIDADKCNGCRACEAICSAFHASPKYSSINPERSRIRVNFDPLNDIYIPVMGGEYTASECNSRYTITLDGKKYEECAFCRASCPSRDLFKDPDSGLPLKCDMCEDLEDPSLEEPWCVQWCLSDALTYEEREEEVEEEVKQEELEIGLESLVDRYGLQKIMDTVARMSMSKKG, via the coding sequence ATGAAAAAGGTCAGAGTAATAAATATCGATGCTGACAAATGCAATGGCTGCCGGGCATGTGAGGCAATTTGCTCCGCCTTTCATGCTAGTCCTAAATATAGCAGCATAAATCCGGAGAGATCTCGGATTCGGGTGAATTTCGATCCGCTGAACGACATCTATATTCCGGTAATGGGCGGCGAGTATACCGCATCGGAATGCAACAGCAGATATACCATCACGCTCGATGGAAAGAAGTATGAGGAGTGTGCCTTCTGCAGGGCTTCCTGCCCATCCAGGGACCTTTTCAAAGACCCTGATTCGGGCCTGCCTCTAAAATGTGATATGTGTGAAGATCTAGAGGATCCGTCTCTGGAAGAGCCATGGTGCGTTCAGTGGTGCTTGTCTGATGCTTTGACGTACGAAGAACGGGAAGAGGAAGTCGAAGAAGAAGTAAAGCAGGAGGAGCTGGAGATAGGATTGGAATCATTGGTAGACAGATATGGATTGCAGAAGATAATGGATACCGTTGCTCGAATGTCAATGTCAAAGAAGGGCTAA
- a CDS encoding IclR family transcriptional regulator: MAHRYQAPSVRKAFQVLRLIADSDRGLGISELAKRLGISKSTVHGVTAALEEMEVITRNPLNKRYNLGYAILELSKRGLSKIPLREVARRHMEGLMEETGETVFLGILNGHHILILDSVESNKEIKITSPSGTRIPLSAGATGKLFLAYMEEEEALKYLTTRGLVKYTKNTITDLDSYLQETTKVRKRGFAIDREEYLQGVSAVAALIETKDNLLAAIWVVGFSSSLTDEKMEQVIEKTLHAADAISQELRQRRGS, encoded by the coding sequence ATGGCCCATAGATATCAAGCACCTTCGGTAAGGAAGGCCTTTCAGGTATTGAGGTTGATCGCCGACAGCGATCGGGGTTTGGGGATCAGTGAATTGGCAAAAAGACTTGGGATAAGCAAAAGCACCGTCCATGGGGTAACCGCTGCCCTGGAAGAAATGGAGGTAATAACCAGGAACCCCCTTAACAAGAGGTATAACCTCGGCTACGCCATTCTGGAACTGAGCAAAAGAGGTCTTTCCAAAATTCCTCTGCGAGAGGTGGCCCGGAGACATATGGAGGGGCTCATGGAGGAGACAGGGGAAACGGTCTTCTTGGGCATCCTCAACGGTCACCATATCCTCATCCTAGACTCGGTGGAGAGCAATAAGGAAATAAAGATTACATCCCCTAGCGGGACAAGGATCCCTTTGTCTGCAGGTGCCACCGGCAAGTTATTTCTCGCCTATATGGAGGAGGAAGAGGCCCTTAAATATCTTACCACCAGGGGGTTGGTCAAGTATACAAAAAATACTATTACTGATCTCGATAGCTATCTGCAGGAAACAACAAAGGTAAGGAAGAGAGGGTTTGCCATCGATCGTGAGGAATACCTGCAAGGGGTTAGTGCAGTAGCGGCCCTTATAGAGACCAAGGACAATCTCTTGGCCGCCATCTGGGTGGTGGGTTTTTCCTCCTCCCTCACAGACGAAAAAATGGAACAGGTGATAGAAAAGACCCTTCACGCTGCTGATGCCATCTCGCAAGAACTGAGACAGAGAAGGGGAAGTTAA
- a CDS encoding DUF1015 domain-containing protein: MSKIVPFRGLYYNPKKVADLSLVATPPYDVITPEEQRRYRQRHPYNIIRLILPEGTGADRYKGASNYLQEWEREGILVREGNPSVYPYQQIFTSPSGEIKKREGFMALVRLEPWGQGSIVPHERTTPKPVEDRLNLMEACRANLSQVFAIYPDPAGEIEEILEAVWTASPRYEFRDNEVIHRLWQLDDQGIIAEVGEKMLSKTILIADGHHRYKTALTYRDRMRKRYPSYTERSPFEYTMMYLTSMEGEGLLILPTHRLVSPMEPFDPGEFYSNLREYFSLQTFDFEDPSGEKWARKALWKALDKKRGDTYAFGLYISGERRYLLLTLREGIRMGGLLRGYPEVLQELDVTLLDRFILKELLKAGEEEVGLMKDRDEALEEVYKGRYKMVFFLNPPTIQQVKRVADAGEVMPRKSTYFYPKVATGLVIYKIVPNEEVEPI; encoded by the coding sequence ATGTCAAAGATTGTCCCCTTCCGTGGGCTCTATTATAACCCCAAAAAGGTTGCGGATCTCTCTTTAGTAGCTACTCCACCTTACGACGTCATAACGCCCGAGGAGCAGAGACGCTATCGGCAGAGACATCCCTATAACATAATCCGCCTCATCCTACCAGAGGGGACCGGGGCGGACAGATATAAAGGGGCCTCAAACTACTTGCAGGAATGGGAGAGAGAAGGTATCCTAGTAAGGGAGGGGAACCCTTCTGTCTATCCCTATCAGCAGATTTTTACCTCGCCCTCAGGGGAGATAAAGAAGAGGGAGGGTTTTATGGCCTTGGTCAGACTTGAGCCATGGGGGCAAGGTAGTATAGTTCCCCACGAGCGTACTACCCCCAAACCAGTGGAGGATCGGCTAAATTTGATGGAGGCATGCAGGGCGAACCTCAGTCAAGTCTTTGCCATCTATCCCGATCCAGCGGGAGAGATTGAAGAAATTTTAGAGGCGGTATGGACCGCCTCTCCCCGGTATGAGTTTAGAGATAATGAGGTAATCCACCGCCTCTGGCAGCTGGATGACCAAGGGATCATCGCGGAAGTAGGGGAAAAGATGCTGAGCAAGACCATCCTTATTGCAGATGGCCATCATCGCTATAAAACTGCTCTTACCTATCGTGACAGGATGAGGAAGAGATATCCCTCCTATACCGAAAGATCTCCTTTTGAATATACAATGATGTATTTGACCTCCATGGAGGGAGAGGGGCTTCTCATCCTCCCCACTCATCGACTCGTTTCCCCTATGGAGCCCTTTGATCCGGGTGAATTTTATTCCAACCTGAGGGAATATTTTTCCCTACAAACCTTCGACTTTGAGGACCCCAGTGGTGAAAAATGGGCTCGAAAGGCCCTCTGGAAGGCCTTGGACAAAAAAAGAGGAGATACCTATGCATTTGGCCTTTACATTAGTGGGGAGAGGAGATATCTTCTCTTGACTCTGAGGGAAGGGATAAGGATGGGGGGACTCCTCAGGGGATATCCCGAGGTCTTACAGGAACTAGATGTGACCCTTCTGGATAGATTTATCTTGAAAGAACTATTGAAGGCAGGTGAGGAAGAGGTAGGATTGATGAAGGATAGGGATGAGGCCCTGGAAGAGGTCTATAAAGGTAGGTACAAGATGGTCTTCTTCCTGAATCCTCCCACTATCCAACAGGTGAAGAGGGTTGCCGATGCAGGGGAGGTAATGCCGCGCAAGTCGACCTATTTTTATCCCAAAGTAGCCACCGGTTTGGTGATCTACAAGATCGTCCCCAATGAGGAGGTAGAACCGATTTGA
- a CDS encoding 5-oxoprolinase subunit PxpA → MGRRDKIDLNSDVGESFGVYKIGLDEEVIPLISSANIACGFHAGDPAVMRRTIALAKRHGVALGAHPGFPDLLGFGRRYIDATLEEIRDYVTYQIGAFQAFATLQGMKIQHVKSHGGLYNMAVQDVSIWEAMAEVISGMDKDLILVVLAGPKREELEEIGRRYGIRVAFEFFADRAYNRDGSLVSRREPGAVIEDQQVVAERVLKMVTEGRVSAKDGTEIELAADTICVHGDNPSAVRLAKRIREVLLSSGIEIASMGTFL, encoded by the coding sequence ATGGGACGAAGGGATAAAATTGATCTGAACTCTGATGTGGGGGAGAGTTTTGGCGTCTATAAGATCGGCCTCGATGAAGAGGTGATCCCCCTGATCAGCTCGGCCAATATCGCCTGCGGGTTTCATGCCGGAGACCCTGCTGTGATGAGGCGCACCATCGCCTTGGCCAAAAGACATGGGGTGGCATTGGGTGCCCACCCTGGGTTCCCCGATCTGCTCGGCTTTGGCAGGAGGTATATAGACGCTACCCTGGAGGAGATCCGCGATTATGTCACCTATCAAATAGGGGCCTTTCAGGCCTTTGCCACCTTGCAAGGGATGAAAATACAACATGTCAAGTCCCATGGAGGGCTTTACAACATGGCCGTTCAGGACGTGAGCATCTGGGAGGCGATGGCAGAGGTGATCTCCGGCATGGACAAGGATCTCATCCTCGTTGTCCTGGCTGGACCCAAGAGGGAGGAACTCGAAGAGATTGGTAGGCGCTACGGGATCCGGGTGGCCTTCGAATTCTTTGCTGACAGGGCTTATAATCGTGACGGCTCTCTGGTCTCCCGCCGTGAACCAGGGGCAGTGATTGAAGATCAGCAAGTGGTTGCGGAGAGGGTCCTGAAGATGGTGACCGAAGGAAGGGTGTCGGCCAAGGACGGGACCGAGATCGAGCTTGCAGCAGATACCATCTGTGTACACGGTGATAATCCGTCAGCAGTAAGGTTGGCAAAGCGGATAAGGGAGGTTCTCCTCAGCTCTGGGATAGAGATCGCCTCTATGGGGACCTTTCTTTAG
- the fdhD gene encoding formate dehydrogenase accessory sulfurtransferase FdhD gives MTKKLNMQEAIGKLDLKGLAEDIVCDRFSDKGWVRTSVHVPTEMELAIYVNGQALVTILCTPSKLNCLVIGYLYAEGIISGIGDVASMRVCEEELLADVMLSNPEYELPTVRTLASGCGGGGVFKTQGERVDSGLVATPTEVLSLMEQLQEQMKLYQFTGGVHTSALSDTKNLLVVAEDIGRHNTLNKIQGECLLRGLSTRDRLLLITGRISSEMLLKAVKMQVPVVVSRHSPTGRAISLARDLGIALVGQARGSRLAVFSHPERLSCSTN, from the coding sequence ATGACAAAGAAGCTAAACATGCAAGAAGCGATTGGCAAATTGGATCTGAAAGGTCTCGCAGAGGACATAGTCTGCGATCGCTTTTCGGACAAGGGATGGGTCAGGACCTCAGTTCACGTGCCTACCGAGATGGAGCTCGCAATCTATGTAAATGGCCAGGCACTGGTCACCATCCTGTGCACTCCAAGCAAGCTGAATTGCCTTGTCATCGGATACCTTTATGCAGAGGGAATCATCTCAGGCATCGGCGACGTGGCGAGCATGCGGGTGTGTGAGGAGGAATTGCTGGCCGATGTGATGCTGAGCAACCCCGAGTATGAATTGCCAACGGTGCGGACACTCGCCTCTGGGTGCGGTGGAGGTGGAGTTTTCAAAACTCAGGGAGAGAGGGTTGATTCGGGTCTTGTTGCTACACCAACGGAAGTGCTATCACTGATGGAGCAGCTTCAAGAGCAGATGAAGCTGTATCAGTTTACTGGTGGCGTGCACACCTCAGCTCTGTCAGATACCAAGAACCTGCTAGTAGTGGCTGAGGATATCGGACGACATAACACCTTGAACAAGATTCAGGGCGAATGTCTATTGAGGGGACTATCAACCAGAGATCGACTGCTGCTGATCACCGGTCGCATTTCGTCCGAGATGTTGCTCAAGGCGGTAAAGATGCAGGTGCCGGTTGTTGTTTCGCGGCACTCGCCGACGGGGAGGGCAATTTCGCTTGCTCGTGATCTGGGCATTGCCCTGGTTGGCCAGGCGCGTGGCAGCCGCCTGGCGGTGTTTTCCCACCCGGAGCGACTTAGCTGCTCAACAAATTAA
- a CDS encoding 4Fe-4S dicluster domain-containing protein: MDKVLMIDYQKCTGCRLCELVCSVMHEGVSNPSRSRIKIMKWEAEGLYIPMSCQQCEDAPCMAVCPVKAISRDETLARVVVDYDVCIGCRACVAVCPFGAMSFDTIDRKVVKCDLCDGDPQCVRFCEVGALEYVDADRVSVFKKRDAAQRLSVAQKEAAALQAEL; encoded by the coding sequence ATGGATAAGGTCTTGATGATAGATTACCAAAAGTGCACTGGCTGCCGGCTGTGTGAGCTCGTGTGTTCGGTTATGCATGAAGGTGTGTCTAACCCCTCCCGAAGTCGTATAAAGATCATGAAGTGGGAGGCAGAGGGCCTGTATATTCCCATGTCGTGTCAGCAGTGTGAGGATGCCCCGTGCATGGCCGTCTGCCCGGTGAAGGCTATCTCTCGCGATGAGACCTTAGCCCGGGTGGTGGTTGATTACGATGTGTGCATCGGCTGCCGCGCGTGTGTGGCTGTCTGCCCCTTTGGCGCTATGAGTTTTGATACCATAGATAGAAAGGTAGTCAAGTGCGACCTCTGTGATGGTGATCCCCAGTGTGTCCGATTCTGCGAGGTAGGGGCCTTGGAATATGTTGACGCCGATCGGGTTAGCGTGTTCAAAAAGAGGGACGCGGCGCAAAGATTATCCGTTGCACAAAAAGAGGCCGCTGCTCTACAGGCTGAGCTGTAA
- a CDS encoding (Fe-S)-binding protein: METVAPYKEIIDVIKESGGDAFKRCFQCGLCDTVCPWNRVRTFSMRKIVREATFGLTDIESEDMWLCTTCGKCVQQCPRDVQQIESGISLRRIATEYGVFPDPVKPIRTVSAGLVAQGNPFGEERKNRADWAEGLSVKTFAEGTEVLYFPGCYLCYDPRLQKVARATANILNRAGIDFGILGSKENCCGESIRKTGDEELFKRLARENIKTFIENGVKKILVSSPHCYHTFKNEYPEFKVNFEVVHISQYLFELINEGRLEFAKEYGKRITYHDPCYLGRHNGIYDEPREALKKIPGLELIEMADSRQDSLCCGMGGGRVWMETPKDERFSNLRLEQALGVGAEVLVTSCPYCITSFEESRLVLNYGEVIQVKDITEILQEVM, encoded by the coding sequence GTGGAGACCGTAGCCCCCTACAAAGAGATCATAGATGTCATAAAAGAAAGCGGTGGAGACGCCTTTAAGAGATGCTTTCAATGCGGGTTATGCGATACTGTTTGTCCGTGGAATAGGGTGAGAACCTTCAGTATGCGTAAGATCGTCCGTGAGGCTACGTTCGGCTTGACTGATATAGAAAGTGAAGATATGTGGCTGTGTACTACCTGCGGAAAGTGCGTTCAGCAATGCCCCAGGGACGTACAACAGATAGAATCCGGGATATCCTTACGCAGGATCGCCACGGAATATGGGGTTTTTCCTGATCCTGTCAAGCCTATCCGCACCGTGAGCGCAGGCCTCGTTGCTCAAGGTAACCCCTTCGGTGAAGAACGGAAAAACAGGGCGGATTGGGCAGAGGGTCTGTCTGTAAAAACATTCGCCGAGGGGACGGAAGTTTTATATTTCCCCGGCTGCTACCTCTGCTATGACCCAAGATTACAAAAGGTAGCTAGAGCCACAGCCAATATCCTTAACAGGGCAGGGATAGATTTCGGGATACTGGGCTCCAAGGAGAATTGCTGTGGAGAAAGCATCCGCAAGACAGGCGATGAGGAATTATTCAAACGCTTAGCCAGGGAAAACATCAAAACGTTTATCGAAAACGGGGTGAAGAAAATCCTTGTTTCTTCCCCTCATTGCTACCACACCTTCAAAAACGAGTATCCTGAATTCAAGGTGAACTTTGAGGTGGTTCATATCTCCCAGTATTTATTTGAGCTCATTAATGAGGGAAGGCTTGAATTCGCCAAGGAGTATGGGAAGAGGATTACTTATCATGATCCTTGTTATCTGGGTCGACATAATGGTATATATGACGAGCCCCGAGAGGCCTTAAAGAAGATCCCTGGTTTAGAACTGATTGAGATGGCTGATTCGCGGCAAGATAGTCTCTGTTGCGGAATGGGAGGAGGCAGGGTTTGGATGGAAACTCCAAAGGATGAAAGATTCTCCAACCTCAGATTAGAACAAGCTCTTGGGGTTGGGGCTGAGGTGCTGGTTACTTCCTGCCCCTATTGCATTACCAGTTTTGAGGAAAGCAGGTTAGTCCTGAATTATGGTGAGGTCATACAGGTTAAGGACATCACGGAGATTCTCCAGGAAGTGATGTAG